A genome region from Mycolicibacterium litorale includes the following:
- a CDS encoding valine--tRNA ligase: MTATPDADAESLPKSWDPGAVEADIYQGWVDAGYFTADPASDKPAYSIVLPPPNVTGSLHMGHALDHTLMDALTRRKRMQGFEVLWLPGMDHAGIATQTLVEKQLAVDGKTKEDFGRELFIDKVWDWKRESGGTIGAQMRRLGDGVDWSRDRFTMDDGLSRAVRTIFKKLYDAGLIYQAERLVNWSPVLETAISDLEVKYDDVEGELVSFRYGSLSDDEPHIIVATTRVETMLGDTAIAVHPDDDRYRHLVGATLPHPFLDTEVVIVADTHVDPEFGTGAVKVTPAHDPNDFEIGLRHALPMPSIMDTKGRISGTGTQFDGMDRFEARVKVREALAEQGRIVAEKRPYVHSVGHSERSGEPIEPRLSLQWWVKVEALAKAAGDAVRNGHTVIHPPSLEPRWFAWVDNMHDWCISRQLWWGHRIPIWHGPNGETVCVGPDETPPEGWEQDPDVLDTWFSSALWPFSTMGWPDRTPELATFYPTTVLVTGYDILFFWVARMMMFGTFVADDPAITLDGERTANVPFENVFLHGLIRDEHGRKMSKSRGNGIDPLDWVESFGADALRFTLARGASPGGDLAIGEDHARASRNFATKLFNATRFALMNGASPAPLPDVATLTDADRWILGRLEEVRAEVDTALDAYEFSRACEALYHFAWDEFCDWYVELAKVQLGQEEHTAHTTGVLAAVLDTLLKLLHPVMPFVTEVLWKTLTGGESLVVADWPEPSGISLDTAAAQRISDTQKLITEVRRFRSDQGLADRQRVPARLSGIGSAGLDDHVPAVRALAWLTDAGEGFTPSASVEVRLSDGTVVVEVDTSGTVDVAAERRRLEKDLAAAQKELAGTTAKLGNDKFLAKAPEEVVDKIRSRQQVAREEVDRINARLAGLPS; this comes from the coding sequence GTGACCGCCACCCCTGACGCCGACGCCGAATCCCTGCCCAAGTCGTGGGATCCCGGGGCGGTAGAGGCGGACATCTACCAGGGTTGGGTCGACGCCGGCTATTTCACCGCCGACCCGGCCAGCGACAAGCCCGCGTACTCCATCGTGCTGCCGCCGCCGAACGTGACCGGCAGCCTGCACATGGGCCATGCGCTCGACCACACGCTGATGGACGCGCTCACCCGCCGGAAACGCATGCAGGGCTTCGAGGTGCTGTGGCTGCCCGGGATGGACCATGCCGGCATCGCCACCCAGACGCTGGTGGAAAAACAGCTCGCGGTGGACGGCAAGACCAAAGAGGACTTCGGCCGCGAGCTGTTCATCGACAAGGTGTGGGACTGGAAGCGCGAATCCGGCGGCACCATCGGCGCCCAGATGCGCCGGCTCGGCGACGGAGTCGACTGGAGCCGTGACCGGTTCACCATGGACGACGGCCTGTCGCGCGCCGTGCGCACGATCTTCAAGAAGCTCTACGACGCCGGGTTGATCTACCAGGCCGAACGGCTGGTCAACTGGTCGCCGGTGCTCGAGACGGCGATCAGCGACCTCGAAGTCAAATACGACGACGTCGAAGGCGAGCTGGTCTCGTTCCGCTACGGTTCGCTGTCCGACGACGAACCGCACATCATCGTCGCCACCACCCGCGTCGAGACCATGCTCGGCGACACCGCGATCGCCGTGCACCCCGACGACGACCGCTACCGCCACCTCGTCGGCGCCACCCTGCCGCACCCGTTCCTCGACACCGAGGTCGTGATCGTCGCCGACACCCACGTCGACCCCGAATTCGGCACGGGCGCAGTAAAAGTCACCCCGGCGCACGATCCCAATGACTTCGAGATCGGTCTGCGTCACGCGCTGCCGATGCCCTCGATCATGGACACCAAGGGCCGGATCAGCGGCACCGGCACGCAGTTCGACGGCATGGACCGTTTCGAGGCGCGGGTCAAGGTCCGTGAGGCGCTCGCCGAGCAGGGCCGCATCGTCGCCGAGAAACGCCCCTACGTGCACAGCGTGGGACACTCCGAGCGCAGCGGTGAGCCGATCGAACCCCGGCTCTCGCTGCAGTGGTGGGTCAAGGTCGAAGCGCTGGCCAAGGCTGCCGGTGACGCGGTCCGCAACGGGCACACCGTGATCCACCCGCCCAGCCTCGAACCCCGCTGGTTCGCCTGGGTGGACAACATGCACGACTGGTGCATCTCCCGGCAGCTGTGGTGGGGCCATCGGATCCCGATCTGGCACGGCCCCAACGGCGAGACCGTCTGCGTCGGCCCGGACGAGACTCCGCCGGAGGGCTGGGAGCAGGACCCCGACGTCCTCGACACGTGGTTCTCCTCTGCGCTGTGGCCGTTCTCCACCATGGGGTGGCCGGACCGCACCCCCGAGCTGGCGACGTTCTATCCGACCACCGTGCTGGTGACCGGCTACGACATCCTGTTCTTCTGGGTGGCCCGGATGATGATGTTCGGCACCTTCGTCGCCGACGACCCCGCCATCACCCTCGACGGTGAGCGCACGGCGAACGTGCCCTTCGAGAACGTATTCCTGCACGGGCTGATCCGCGACGAACACGGCCGCAAGATGAGCAAGTCCCGCGGCAACGGCATCGACCCGCTCGACTGGGTGGAGTCGTTCGGCGCCGACGCGCTGCGCTTCACCCTGGCCCGCGGGGCCAGCCCCGGCGGCGACCTGGCCATCGGCGAGGACCACGCCCGCGCGTCGCGCAACTTCGCCACGAAGCTGTTCAACGCCACCCGGTTCGCGTTGATGAACGGTGCCAGCCCGGCGCCGCTGCCGGACGTCGCGACGCTCACCGACGCCGACCGCTGGATCCTCGGCCGGCTCGAAGAAGTGCGCGCGGAGGTCGACACCGCACTCGACGCGTACGAGTTCAGCCGGGCCTGCGAAGCGCTGTACCACTTCGCGTGGGACGAATTCTGCGACTGGTACGTCGAACTCGCCAAAGTGCAGCTGGGGCAAGAGGAGCACACCGCTCACACGACAGGGGTGCTCGCCGCGGTGCTGGACACCCTGCTGAAACTGCTGCACCCGGTGATGCCCTTCGTCACCGAGGTGCTGTGGAAGACGCTGACCGGCGGGGAGTCGCTGGTGGTCGCCGACTGGCCGGAGCCGTCCGGCATATCGCTGGACACCGCTGCCGCGCAACGGATCTCCGACACGCAGAAGCTGATCACCGAGGTGCGCCGGTTCCGCAGCGACCAGGGCCTCGCCGACCGCCAGCGGGTGCCGGCCCGGCTGTCCGGCATCGGCTCCGCCGGCCTGGACGACCATGTGCCTGCCGTGCGGGCACTGGCCTGGCTGACCGATGCGGGCGAGGGCTTCACCCCGTCGGCGTCGGTGGAGGTGCGGCTGTCGGACGGGACGGTGGTCGTCGAGGTGGACACCTCCGGCACGGTCGACGTCGCCGCCGAACGCCGCCGGCTCGAGAAGGACCTGGCCGCCGCGCAGAAGGAACTGGCGGGCACCACGGCGAAACTCGGCAACGACAAATTCCTCGCCAAGGCGCCCGAAGAGGTCGTCGACAAGATCCGGTCCCGCCAGCAGGTGGCGCGCGAGGAGGTCGACCGGATCAACGCCCGCCTCGCCGGACTGCCGTCCTGA
- the ndk gene encoding nucleoside-diphosphate kinase, which yields MTERTLVLIKPDGVQRRLVGEILGRIERRGLTIAALELKTVSDDLARRHYAEHEDKPFFGSLLEFITSGPLVAAIVEGPRAVAAFRQIAGGTDPVEKATPGTIRGDLALVTQDNLVHGSDSPESAAREIELWFPGV from the coding sequence GTGACTGAGCGGACCCTGGTGTTGATCAAGCCCGACGGCGTGCAACGGCGCCTGGTCGGGGAAATCCTCGGCCGGATCGAGCGGAGGGGTCTGACCATCGCGGCTCTCGAGCTCAAGACGGTCAGCGACGATCTGGCGCGCCGCCACTACGCCGAGCACGAGGACAAGCCGTTCTTCGGTTCGCTGCTGGAATTCATCACCTCCGGCCCCCTGGTGGCCGCGATCGTCGAGGGCCCGCGCGCCGTGGCCGCGTTCCGCCAGATCGCCGGCGGCACCGATCCCGTCGAGAAGGCCACCCCCGGCACCATCCGCGGGGACCTGGCCCTGGTGACCCAGGACAACCTGGTGCACGGCTCCGATTCGCCGGAGTCCGCGGCCCGCGAAATCGAGCTTTGGTTCCCCGGGGTCTGA
- a CDS encoding DUF4233 domain-containing protein, translated as MTGQPAEPSTPQGPDPWRSFRGVMAGTLILEAIVVLLALPVVSFSDGGLTASSGGFLIGFAVVLILLCGVQGRPWALKVNFALQFVLIAGFLLDAAIGFIGVVFAAVWGLIAYLRAEVKRREERGLLPGQQGTEE; from the coding sequence ATGACGGGTCAACCGGCCGAGCCTTCCACCCCGCAGGGGCCCGACCCCTGGCGCAGCTTCCGCGGCGTGATGGCGGGGACATTGATCCTGGAAGCCATCGTGGTGCTGCTGGCGCTGCCGGTGGTGTCGTTCTCCGACGGCGGCCTGACCGCGTCGAGCGGCGGCTTCCTGATCGGCTTCGCGGTCGTGCTGATCCTGCTGTGCGGCGTCCAGGGGCGGCCGTGGGCGCTGAAGGTGAACTTCGCGCTGCAGTTCGTGTTGATCGCCGGCTTCCTGCTCGACGCGGCGATCGGCTTCATCGGGGTGGTGTTCGCCGCCGTCTGGGGCCTGATCGCCTACCTTCGCGCCGAGGTCAAGCGGCGTGAGGAGCGCGGGCTGCTACCTGGTCAGCAGGGCACGGAGGAATGA
- a CDS encoding saccharopine dehydrogenase family protein → MSPAAQRDFDIVVYGATGFVGKLTADYLARAGGDARIALAGRSQDKLLKVRESLGQKAADWELISADASQPSTLNAMAARTRVVVTTVGPYTKYGLPLVAACAAAGTDYADLTGETMFIRDSIDQYHKQAVDTGARIVHSCGFDSIPSDLTVYALHRKVAEDGEGELGDTSLVVRTFAGGVSGGTLASMLEVLNTASTDPEARRQMTDPYTLSPDRSAEPELGAQPDIRWRRGAEIAPELSGYWTAAFAMAGPNTRIVRRSNALLDYAYGRKLEYSEVMSTGRTPVAPALAALTTAGNAAVMGLGSRYFHRLPRKLVDRVLPAPGTGPSEQAREKGHYTVETYTTTTTGARYVARMSQQGDPGYKATSVLLGECALALAQDRDTLPDLHGVLTPAAAMGDALLARFPGAGVSLETTRLA, encoded by the coding sequence ATGAGCCCCGCAGCGCAGCGTGATTTCGACATCGTCGTCTACGGCGCAACCGGATTCGTCGGGAAATTGACCGCCGACTACCTGGCCAGGGCAGGCGGGGACGCCCGCATCGCATTGGCCGGCCGGTCCCAGGACAAACTGCTCAAGGTCCGCGAGTCGCTGGGGCAGAAGGCGGCCGACTGGGAGCTGATCTCCGCCGACGCCTCACAGCCGTCGACGCTCAACGCGATGGCCGCCCGCACCCGGGTGGTCGTCACCACGGTCGGCCCGTACACCAAATACGGCCTGCCGCTGGTCGCCGCATGCGCCGCAGCGGGCACCGACTACGCCGACCTGACCGGCGAAACCATGTTCATCCGCGACAGCATCGACCAGTACCACAAGCAGGCCGTCGACACCGGTGCGCGCATCGTGCACTCGTGCGGATTCGATTCCATCCCTTCAGATCTCACCGTCTACGCATTGCACCGCAAGGTGGCCGAGGACGGGGAGGGCGAGCTCGGCGACACCAGCCTGGTGGTGCGCACCTTCGCGGGCGGGGTCTCCGGCGGCACCCTCGCGTCGATGCTCGAGGTGCTCAACACCGCCTCGACCGACCCCGAGGCGCGGCGGCAGATGACCGACCCCTACACGCTGTCACCCGACCGCAGTGCCGAACCCGAACTCGGTGCCCAGCCCGACATCCGCTGGCGCCGGGGTGCGGAGATCGCCCCGGAACTGTCCGGGTACTGGACGGCGGCGTTCGCGATGGCCGGCCCGAACACCCGCATCGTCCGGCGCAGTAACGCGCTGCTGGACTACGCCTACGGCCGCAAGCTCGAATACTCCGAGGTGATGAGCACCGGGCGGACGCCGGTCGCCCCCGCGCTGGCCGCGCTGACCACCGCGGGCAACGCCGCCGTGATGGGGCTCGGGTCGCGCTACTTCCACCGGTTGCCGCGAAAGCTCGTCGACCGGGTACTGCCCGCCCCGGGCACCGGGCCCAGCGAACAGGCCCGCGAGAAGGGTCACTACACGGTCGAGACCTACACCACCACGACCACCGGCGCGCGCTACGTGGCTCGGATGTCGCAGCAGGGCGACCCCGGTTACAAAGCCACCTCCGTACTGCTCGGCGAGTGCGCGCTCGCGCTCGCACAGGACCGCGACACGCTGCCCGACCTGCACGGCGTGCTCACCCCGGCGGCCGCGATGGGTGACGCACTGCTCGCGCGGTTCCCCGGCGCGGGGGTGTCGCTGGAGACCACCCGGCTGGCCTGA
- a CDS encoding S9 family peptidase: protein MVTPSSPFADLDAYVALPRVSGLAVSPDGSRVVTTISELDETRTAFVSAIWELDPAGNGPARRLTRGAKGERAPAFVPGGDLLFLASRPTKDDDSPPAAVWRLPSGGGEAVEEIALPGGVAAVRCARAAGVTVVSAPMLASATDIDDDKRLRALRKDNKVSAVLHRGYPVRYWDHDLGPDHPHLLDAADGRDLTPAPGGGLREADVDLSDDGRFLVTSWHDPAPGAAIRGTLVRVDVRSGERATIADDPGADLESPAISPDGTAVAFTRETISTPLRAPRITLCSMRFGEDVRELTADWDRWPTSVTWSRDGSTLVVTADENGRGPIFLVDPDTGAVTRLTGDDFTYTDVTTAPGGVVYAIRHNYAAPPQPVRIDPDGTVTVLPTVDAPVLPGTLTEVTATAPDGAAVRSWLALPDGADENDPAPLLLWVHGGPLASWNAWHWRWNPWLMVAQGYAVLLPDPALSTGYGQDFIERGWGAWGEAPYTDLMAATDAAIADPRVDGTRTAVMGGSFGGYMANWIAGHTDRFDAIVTHASLWALDQFGATTDGAYWWAREMTPDMAERNSPHRFVDSIATPMLVIHGDKDYRVPIGEALRLWYELLTKSRLPADDSGAAPHRFLYFPSENHWVLAPQHAKLWYQVVSAFLARHVLGRDVELPELLG, encoded by the coding sequence ATGGTCACGCCCTCCTCGCCGTTCGCCGATCTCGACGCCTATGTGGCGCTGCCGCGGGTGTCGGGGCTGGCGGTGTCGCCCGACGGTTCTCGGGTGGTGACCACGATCAGCGAACTCGACGAGACGCGCACCGCATTCGTCAGCGCGATCTGGGAACTGGACCCGGCCGGGAACGGACCCGCCCGCCGCCTGACCCGCGGTGCGAAGGGGGAGCGGGCACCCGCGTTCGTCCCGGGCGGCGATCTGCTGTTCCTCGCCTCGCGGCCCACCAAGGACGACGATTCGCCGCCCGCCGCGGTGTGGCGACTGCCCTCGGGCGGGGGTGAGGCGGTCGAGGAAATCGCGCTTCCCGGCGGTGTGGCCGCGGTCCGCTGCGCCAGGGCCGCCGGGGTGACGGTGGTCAGCGCGCCGATGCTCGCCTCGGCCACCGATATCGACGACGACAAACGCCTTCGGGCGCTGCGCAAGGACAACAAGGTCTCCGCCGTCCTGCACAGGGGCTACCCCGTGCGCTATTGGGACCACGACCTGGGCCCCGACCACCCGCATCTGCTCGACGCCGCCGACGGCCGTGATCTCACGCCGGCGCCGGGAGGCGGTCTGCGCGAAGCCGACGTCGATCTCAGCGACGACGGCCGCTTCCTCGTCACGTCCTGGCACGACCCGGCGCCCGGGGCGGCGATCCGCGGAACGCTGGTCCGGGTCGACGTGCGCAGCGGGGAGCGCGCCACGATCGCCGACGACCCCGGCGCCGACCTGGAATCCCCGGCGATCTCCCCGGACGGCACAGCGGTGGCCTTCACCCGCGAGACGATCTCCACTCCTCTGCGGGCGCCGCGAATCACGCTGTGCAGCATGCGTTTCGGTGAGGACGTTCGGGAATTGACGGCCGACTGGGACCGCTGGCCGACGTCGGTCACCTGGAGCCGCGACGGGTCGACACTGGTGGTCACCGCCGACGAGAACGGCCGCGGACCGATCTTTCTCGTGGACCCGGACACCGGTGCGGTCACCCGGCTGACCGGCGACGACTTCACCTACACCGACGTCACCACCGCCCCCGGCGGCGTCGTCTACGCGATCCGGCACAACTACGCCGCGCCACCGCAACCCGTGCGCATCGACCCGGACGGCACGGTCACGGTCCTGCCCACCGTCGACGCCCCGGTGCTGCCGGGCACCCTGACAGAGGTGACCGCGACCGCCCCCGACGGTGCGGCGGTGCGGTCGTGGCTCGCGCTGCCCGACGGCGCCGACGAGAACGACCCGGCGCCGCTGCTGCTGTGGGTGCACGGCGGACCGCTGGCCAGTTGGAACGCGTGGCACTGGCGATGGAATCCCTGGCTGATGGTGGCGCAGGGCTACGCCGTGCTGCTGCCCGATCCGGCGCTGTCCACCGGGTACGGCCAGGACTTCATCGAGCGTGGCTGGGGTGCCTGGGGCGAAGCGCCCTACACCGACCTGATGGCCGCCACCGACGCCGCGATCGCCGACCCGCGCGTCGACGGCACCCGGACCGCGGTGATGGGCGGGTCGTTCGGGGGATACATGGCCAACTGGATCGCCGGGCACACCGACCGGTTCGACGCGATCGTCACCCACGCCAGCCTGTGGGCGCTCGACCAGTTCGGCGCCACCACCGACGGGGCCTACTGGTGGGCGCGGGAGATGACCCCGGACATGGCCGAACGCAACTCCCCGCACCGGTTCGTCGACAGCATCGCCACGCCGATGCTGGTGATCCACGGCGACAAGGACTACCGGGTGCCGATCGGCGAAGCGCTGCGGCTCTGGTACGAACTGCTCACCAAGTCGCGGCTGCCCGCCGACGACTCGGGGGCCGCCCCGCACCGCTTCCTCTATTTCCCGTCGGAGAATCACTGGGTGCTCGCCCCGCAGCACGCCAAGCTCTGGTACCAGGTCGTCTCCGCGTTCCTGGCCCGCCACGTGCTCGGGCGGGACGTCGAGCTGCCCGAACTGCTCGGGTAG
- the folC gene encoding bifunctional tetrahydrofolate synthase/dihydrofolate synthase, whose amino-acid sequence MTRPEPTPDEIAALLQVEHLLDTRWPETKIEPSTARISALLEMLGSPQRGYPSIHIAGTNGKTSVARMVDALLTAMSRRTGRTTSPHLQSAVERIAIDGEPISPARYVEVYREIEPFVLMVDEQSEAAGGPRLSKFEVLTAMAFAAFADAPVDVAVVEVGLGGRWDATNVVNAPVAVITPIGIDHADYLGDTLGEIAGEKAGIITRQPDDLVPTDTVAVIGRQAPEAMEVLLAQAVRADAAVAREDSEFAVLSRQVAIGGQLLELQGLGGVYPEIFLPLHGEHQAHNAVVALAAVEAFFGAGADRQLDLDAVRAGFAAAASPGRLERMRSAPTVFLDAAHNPAGAAALADALQSEFDFRFLVGVVSVMGDKDVDGILAALEPAFDQIVVTHNGSPRALEVEALAVRAEERFGPERVIRAATLPDAIETATAVVEDSGGDGEGLSGAGIVITGSVVTAGAARTLFGRDPQ is encoded by the coding sequence ATGACACGACCCGAGCCCACCCCCGACGAGATCGCGGCACTCCTGCAGGTCGAGCACCTGCTCGACACGCGGTGGCCGGAGACCAAGATCGAGCCGAGCACCGCGCGCATCAGCGCGCTGCTCGAGATGCTCGGATCCCCGCAGCGCGGCTACCCCTCGATCCACATCGCCGGCACCAACGGCAAGACCTCGGTCGCCCGGATGGTCGACGCTCTGCTGACGGCGATGAGCCGGCGGACCGGCCGCACCACGAGCCCGCACCTGCAGTCGGCGGTCGAGCGCATCGCGATCGACGGGGAGCCGATATCGCCGGCCCGCTACGTCGAGGTCTACCGCGAGATCGAACCGTTCGTCCTGATGGTCGACGAACAGTCCGAGGCCGCGGGCGGACCGCGGCTGAGCAAATTCGAGGTGCTGACCGCCATGGCCTTCGCGGCGTTCGCCGACGCCCCCGTCGACGTCGCCGTCGTCGAGGTCGGGCTGGGCGGCCGGTGGGACGCCACCAACGTGGTCAACGCGCCGGTCGCGGTGATCACCCCGATCGGCATCGACCACGCCGACTACCTCGGGGACACGCTCGGCGAGATCGCGGGGGAGAAGGCGGGCATCATCACCCGGCAACCCGACGACCTCGTGCCCACCGACACCGTCGCGGTGATCGGACGGCAGGCGCCCGAAGCGATGGAGGTGCTGCTCGCCCAGGCGGTGCGCGCGGACGCCGCGGTGGCTCGGGAGGACTCCGAATTCGCCGTGCTGTCCCGGCAGGTCGCCATCGGCGGCCAGCTGCTCGAACTGCAGGGCCTCGGCGGGGTCTATCCGGAGATCTTCCTGCCGCTGCACGGTGAACACCAGGCCCACAACGCGGTGGTCGCGCTGGCGGCGGTCGAGGCGTTCTTCGGCGCGGGCGCCGACCGGCAACTCGACCTCGACGCGGTGCGCGCCGGTTTCGCCGCGGCCGCCAGCCCGGGCCGGCTCGAGCGGATGCGCAGCGCGCCGACGGTGTTCCTCGACGCCGCGCACAACCCGGCGGGCGCCGCCGCCCTGGCCGACGCGCTGCAGTCCGAATTCGACTTCCGCTTCCTCGTGGGGGTGGTGTCGGTGATGGGGGACAAGGACGTCGACGGCATCCTCGCCGCACTGGAACCGGCGTTCGACCAGATCGTGGTCACCCACAACGGCTCGCCCCGCGCGCTGGAGGTGGAGGCGCTCGCCGTGCGGGCCGAGGAACGGTTCGGTCCCGAGCGGGTCATCCGGGCGGCCACCCTGCCCGACGCCATCGAAACCGCGACCGCGGTGGTCGAGGACTCCGGCGGCGACGGCGAGGGACTCTCCGGCGCCGGCATCGTCATCACCGGCTCGGTCGTCACCGCGGGAGCCGCCCGCACGCTGTTCGGACGGGATCCGCAATGA
- a CDS encoding FAD-dependent oxidoreductase has translation MSQQILIVGAGIAGLSAAVALQRLGLTVTVVEEKADTSAGAGISIWPNALAALDELGLGDAVRASGGRVTAGAVRWRDGTWLRRPSADRMVRALGEPLVVTRRAELTEILACALTAGTVRAGVGAREIATAGRGVRVTLSDGSTSEAAAVIGADGVGSVVARHLNGPLRHRYAGYTAWRGIAALGLDPELAGQTLGAGTEVGHVPLGPDHTYWFATERTAEGGATPDGELHYLQRKYRDWAEPIPSLLAATAPDAVLRNDLYDRDQVRVWSRGPVTLVGDAAHPMRPHLGQGGCQGLEDAAILARFVARSGDLPAAFARFAQFRRARVRALVRESMLIGRVVNLRPAVLSALASRATVLIPEAVVGRHLASVAARSAFVLPE, from the coding sequence ATGTCGCAGCAGATCTTGATCGTGGGCGCGGGCATCGCCGGCCTCTCCGCCGCGGTCGCGTTACAGCGGCTCGGGCTCACGGTCACCGTCGTCGAAGAGAAGGCCGACACCTCGGCCGGTGCGGGCATCAGCATCTGGCCGAACGCGCTGGCCGCTCTCGACGAGTTGGGCCTCGGCGATGCGGTCCGCGCCTCCGGCGGACGGGTCACCGCCGGCGCGGTGCGGTGGCGTGACGGCACGTGGTTGCGACGGCCGTCGGCCGACCGGATGGTGCGCGCGCTGGGCGAACCGCTGGTGGTGACCCGGCGCGCCGAGCTGACCGAGATCCTGGCCTGCGCCCTGACTGCCGGGACCGTGCGCGCCGGTGTCGGGGCGCGGGAGATCGCGACGGCCGGACGCGGGGTCCGGGTGACGCTGTCGGACGGGTCGACGAGCGAGGCGGCCGCGGTGATCGGCGCCGATGGTGTCGGTTCGGTGGTGGCCCGCCATCTCAACGGACCGCTGCGCCACCGGTACGCCGGATACACGGCGTGGCGAGGCATCGCGGCGCTGGGCCTCGATCCGGAATTGGCGGGCCAGACGCTCGGCGCGGGCACCGAGGTCGGCCACGTCCCGCTCGGACCCGACCACACCTACTGGTTCGCCACCGAACGCACCGCGGAGGGCGGTGCGACGCCGGACGGGGAACTCCACTACTTGCAGCGGAAGTACCGCGACTGGGCCGAACCGATCCCGTCGCTGTTGGCCGCGACAGCCCCTGACGCCGTGTTGCGCAACGACCTCTATGACCGCGATCAGGTGAGGGTGTGGTCACGCGGGCCGGTGACCCTGGTCGGCGACGCGGCGCATCCGATGCGGCCGCACCTGGGCCAGGGCGGATGTCAGGGTCTCGAGGACGCCGCCATCCTGGCCCGGTTCGTGGCGCGGTCCGGCGATCTGCCGGCCGCCTTCGCCCGATTCGCGCAGTTCCGCCGGGCGAGGGTGCGGGCCCTGGTGCGGGAGTCGATGCTGATCGGACGCGTGGTCAACCTGCGTCCGGCCGTTCTGAGCGCGCTGGCGAGCAGGGCGACGGTCCTGATCCCCGAAGCAGTCGTCGGCAGGCACCTGGCGTCGGTCGCGGCGCGCTCGGCGTTCGTGCTGCCCGAATGA